In Desulforegulaceae bacterium, the following are encoded in one genomic region:
- a CDS encoding DUF3488 and transglutaminase-like domain-containing protein, producing MNNFKPKNSTLIFLSIVFSCIPLLFFLEIKTVIIVFFAFIFNLLIVLGKIKPPGKKTILFLTIVFTLILTINFKELFSRDAGVPLLIIMSFLKIFEIKTLRDELVACFLSFFILLSLILFSTSFFTTIYMFISAVFTLSVMGYINSPDKNLFQNIKKSILISLPSIIFAFVLFFFFPRIQTSLWGKQGSFKNISGFAQTISPGSVSSLAKNNEIAFKIKFDNNHQSLEKYFRGIVFNSFDGTSWHPDNPPLKGPTTFKSSTSKKAFIILNPTYSKYIISPDYPLNSPEKQIYLTENSTLYSIFFKINDKKAYEIEYTNQSPTYPKPSKKHLKLPENFNPLTLELGSQWRSFPPEQRVYKGIEFLRKNKFIYTLNPPKYGKNYIDEFLFDKREGFCEHFASSFAFLMRAAKIPSRITGGYLGGEENPIGGFFSLRQSDAHAWCEVWLGNKGWIRIDPTTESTPSRLEENMEQIFSSDFNSGRSFFKFTKPFTKLTDALNFFWDQKIISYNFNIQNEFFKFLGLKNQSFLKKSALLIFVCFFLFFWVYFSLKLKVKLQSKKSKELILFEKMQKKLKNKNFAKKPWEGYYEYLKRIEKSNLKNQELIKDFINIFVLYRYSGEKSEKNIVKMKMILKKLRF from the coding sequence ATGAATAATTTTAAACCAAAAAATTCCACCCTGATTTTTCTTTCAATTGTTTTTTCTTGTATTCCTTTGCTTTTTTTCCTGGAAATTAAAACAGTGATTATAGTTTTTTTTGCCTTTATATTTAATCTTTTAATTGTTTTGGGCAAAATAAAACCTCCGGGAAAAAAAACAATCTTATTTTTAACCATTGTTTTCACCCTTATTTTAACAATCAACTTCAAAGAACTGTTTTCAAGGGACGCTGGAGTTCCCCTTTTGATTATAATGTCTTTTTTAAAAATCTTTGAAATCAAAACCCTTAGAGACGAACTTGTTGCCTGCTTTTTAAGCTTTTTTATCCTTCTTTCTTTGATTTTATTTTCAACTTCTTTTTTTACAACAATTTATATGTTTATTTCCGCTGTATTTACTTTGTCTGTGATGGGATATATTAATTCACCGGATAAAAATCTTTTCCAAAACATAAAAAAAAGTATTTTGATATCTCTTCCATCAATTATTTTTGCCTTTGTTTTATTTTTCTTTTTCCCAAGAATTCAAACAAGTTTATGGGGAAAACAAGGAAGCTTTAAAAACATATCTGGATTTGCACAAACAATAAGCCCTGGTTCAGTATCTTCTCTTGCTAAAAACAATGAAATTGCATTTAAAATAAAATTTGACAATAATCACCAAAGTTTAGAAAAATATTTCAGAGGGATAGTTTTCAATTCATTTGACGGAACTTCGTGGCATCCTGACAATCCTCCTTTAAAAGGACCAACAACCTTTAAAAGTTCAACCTCAAAAAAAGCTTTTATAATTTTAAATCCAACCTATTCCAAATATATTATTTCACCTGATTATCCTTTGAACTCCCCGGAAAAACAAATTTATTTAACTGAAAACTCCACCCTTTATTCAATATTTTTTAAAATCAATGATAAAAAAGCTTATGAAATTGAATATACAAACCAAAGTCCCACTTACCCTAAACCATCAAAAAAACATTTAAAGCTTCCTGAAAATTTTAATCCCCTGACTTTGGAGCTTGGCTCTCAATGGAGAAGTTTTCCACCTGAGCAAAGGGTTTATAAAGGAATTGAGTTTTTAAGAAAAAATAAATTTATTTACACTTTAAATCCTCCAAAATATGGCAAAAATTATATTGATGAGTTTTTGTTTGATAAAAGAGAAGGATTTTGCGAGCACTTTGCTTCTTCATTTGCTTTTTTAATGAGGGCAGCAAAAATTCCTTCTCGAATTACAGGAGGATATCTTGGCGGAGAAGAAAATCCCATTGGAGGATTTTTTAGTCTAAGACAATCAGATGCCCATGCATGGTGCGAAGTCTGGTTGGGAAACAAAGGCTGGATAAGAATTGATCCCACCACTGAATCTACCCCTTCAAGACTTGAAGAAAATATGGAGCAAATTTTTTCATCTGATTTTAATTCAGGCAGAAGTTTTTTTAAATTTACAAAACCTTTTACCAAATTAACAGATGCTTTAAATTTTTTCTGGGATCAAAAAATTATAAGCTATAATTTTAATATTCAAAATGAGTTTTTTAAATTTTTAGGTCTTAAAAATCAAAGTTTTTTAAAAAAATCTGCCTTGCTTATCTTTGTTTGCTTTTTTCTTTTTTTCTGGGTTTATTTTAGTTTAAAATTAAAGGTAAAACTTCAAAGTAAAAAATCAAAAGAACTTATTTTATTTGAAAAAATGCAAAAAAAGTTAAAAAACAAAAATTTTGCAAAAAAACCCTGGGAAGGATATTATGAGTATTTAAAAAGAATTGAAAAATCTAATTTAAAAAATCAGGAGTTGATTAAAGATTTTATTAACATCTTTGTTCTTTATAGATATTCTGGTGAAAAATCAGAAAAAAACATTGTAAAAATGAAAATGATTTTAAAAAAACTAAGATTTTAA
- a CDS encoding DUF58 domain-containing protein: MKLKFHNLIKNKLRAKKNKVPLKIKKNQIYILPTRPGFIFLLVVLVIFAGSFNENNNMGLLFSFFLFFIFLFSTRETRNSILDLKINSIKIENSFAFSKTKVEFNLLTNGKEKKAVKINLKDKFVKIEFLKNNLNINAKLFIDSKARGIYRCPVFKISSSFPYGIFKSFAYFYSDEKQIVYPSPSKTPIPLTKLKSLMEIQGKTKDKNKDEDEFKGLKNYVKGDNIKRISWKSYSKGLGLFIKDFNEEKSFDKIIIYFDKLKIENLEKKLSKICKTILELEAEGLKYGLEIKQIKIPPNSGPKHQKICLELLAGYDDE; this comes from the coding sequence ATGAAATTAAAATTTCATAACCTTATTAAAAACAAATTAAGGGCAAAAAAAAACAAGGTTCCCTTAAAAATAAAAAAAAACCAGATCTATATTCTACCAACAAGACCTGGTTTTATTTTTCTTTTGGTCGTTCTTGTCATTTTTGCAGGCTCATTTAATGAAAATAACAACATGGGGCTTTTGTTTAGTTTTTTCCTTTTTTTTATCTTTTTATTTTCCACAAGAGAAACCAGAAATTCAATCCTTGACCTTAAAATTAATTCAATAAAAATTGAAAACAGCTTTGCTTTTTCAAAGACAAAAGTTGAATTTAATTTATTAACTAATGGCAAAGAAAAAAAAGCTGTTAAAATAAACTTAAAAGATAAATTTGTAAAAATTGAGTTTTTAAAAAACAATTTAAATATAAATGCAAAACTTTTTATTGATTCAAAAGCCCGGGGAATTTATCGTTGTCCTGTGTTTAAAATTTCTTCAAGTTTTCCCTATGGTATTTTCAAAAGTTTTGCCTATTTTTATTCTGATGAAAAACAAATTGTTTACCCTTCTCCTTCAAAAACTCCTATTCCCTTAACAAAACTTAAATCTTTAATGGAAATTCAAGGAAAAACTAAAGACAAAAACAAAGATGAAGATGAATTCAAAGGCTTAAAAAACTATGTAAAAGGAGATAATATAAAAAGGATTTCCTGGAAATCATACTCCAAAGGACTTGGGCTTTTTATCAAAGATTTTAATGAAGAAAAAAGTTTTGATAAAATAATAATTTATTTTGATAAATTAAAGATTGAAAATCTTGAAAAAAAACTTTCTAAAATCTGTAAAACCATTCTTGAACTTGAAGCTGAAGGATTAAAATATGGGCTTGAAATAAAACAAATAAAAATCCCTCCAAATTCTGGACCAAAACATCAAAAAATCTGCCTTGAACTTCTTGCGGGGTATGATGATGAATAA
- a CDS encoding MoxR family ATPase, producing MINTQVKEIISEVEKIILGKREKIILSLTCLLADGHLLIEDLPGIGKTSLANALSRVMGLKFKRIQCTSDMLPGDILGTSVFDQKNGNFTFHPGPVFTQVLLSDEINRTTPKTQSALLEAMEERQITIEGSTYQLKKPFFVIATQNPKEQAGTFPLPESQLDRFLFKINLGYPDRDSEKQILLQKNSISHKSNLINPVLDSKSVLEIQKKIKLIKTSDPVIEYLQDIIEFTRNCGYFKNGLSPRAGISILQSAKARAYIYKRDFLIPEDIKNVLPWASSHRLFFEKESRFIKNSEIQEILNEIKIS from the coding sequence ATGATAAACACTCAAGTTAAAGAAATAATAAGTGAAGTTGAGAAAATCATCCTTGGTAAAAGGGAAAAAATCATCCTGAGTCTTACCTGCCTTCTTGCTGACGGACATCTTTTGATTGAAGATCTGCCTGGAATAGGCAAAACATCACTTGCCAATGCTCTTTCAAGGGTAATGGGACTGAAATTCAAAAGAATTCAATGTACAAGCGATATGCTCCCCGGAGATATCCTTGGGACTTCAGTTTTTGACCAAAAAAACGGAAACTTTACATTTCATCCAGGCCCTGTATTCACCCAGGTTCTTCTTTCAGATGAAATAAACAGAACAACTCCTAAAACCCAAAGTGCTTTGCTTGAAGCAATGGAAGAAAGACAAATTACTATTGAAGGCAGCACTTATCAACTTAAAAAACCTTTTTTTGTAATAGCAACCCAAAATCCAAAAGAACAGGCAGGTACCTTTCCTCTTCCTGAATCTCAGCTTGACAGGTTTCTTTTTAAAATTAATCTGGGATATCCTGACAGGGACTCTGAAAAACAAATTTTGCTTCAAAAAAATTCAATTTCACATAAATCAAACCTGATAAATCCTGTCCTTGATTCTAAATCAGTTTTAGAAATCCAAAAAAAAATTAAGCTTATAAAAACAAGTGACCCTGTAATTGAATATCTCCAAGATATAATTGAATTTACAAGAAACTGCGGATATTTTAAAAACGGACTTTCTCCAAGAGCAGGAATAAGCATTCTTCAATCAGCCAAAGCCAGGGCCTATATTTACAAAAGAGATTTTCTAATTCCAGAAGACATTAAAAATGTTTTACCCTGGGCATCATCCCATAGACTTTTTTTTGAAAAAGAATCAAGATTTATAAAAAACAGTGAAATTCAAGAGATTTTAAATGAAATTAAAATTTCATAA
- a CDS encoding lactate utilization protein — protein sequence MNKSIEKYWLKKLEHTKESLESNNFKAFVAEDEKEASRIFFDEIMNDLSPSSVSWGGSLTFKDSGIYDKLKENSNLQILDTYDHSLSNKEKDELRRKALLSDLFITGTNAVTETGVLINLDMIGNRVGAITFGPKNVVIIVGRNKIVSDIQSGVDRIKNYSAPVNSMRLEKKTPCAKTCVCSDCSSPERICNVWVVTEKSFPKKRISVILINKDLGF from the coding sequence ATGAATAAATCAATAGAGAAATACTGGTTAAAAAAACTTGAACATACAAAAGAAAGCCTGGAATCAAATAATTTTAAAGCCTTTGTAGCAGAAGATGAAAAAGAAGCTTCAAGAATTTTTTTTGATGAAATTATGAATGATTTATCCCCGTCTTCAGTTTCTTGGGGTGGTTCCCTTACTTTTAAGGATTCAGGCATTTATGATAAATTAAAAGAAAACAGCAATCTTCAAATTTTAGATACCTATGACCATTCATTGTCAAATAAGGAAAAAGATGAGTTAAGAAGAAAAGCTCTTTTATCCGATCTTTTTATAACAGGAACCAATGCTGTTACAGAAACAGGAGTTCTTATAAATCTAGATATGATTGGAAACAGGGTAGGGGCAATTACTTTTGGTCCTAAAAATGTTGTTATTATTGTTGGACGAAACAAAATTGTTAGTGATATTCAATCTGGAGTAGATAGAATAAAAAACTATTCAGCTCCTGTAAACTCAATGAGGCTTGAGAAAAAAACACCATGTGCCAAAACTTGTGTATGCTCGGATTGTTCAAGTCCTGAAAGAATATGTAATGTCTGGGTGGTAACTGAAAAATCTTTTCCTAAAAAAAGAATTTCTGTTATTTTGATTAATAAAGATTTGGGGTTTTAG
- a CDS encoding adenylosuccinate synthase: MSSIAVIGTQWGDEGKGKIVDLLSDRADYVVRFQGGNNAGHTMVIDGESIISHLVPSGIIQGKKCMIGNGVVVDPSVLLGEMEYLKGKGIDVSPEKLLISEKAHVIFPYHKMLDNAREASAGANKIGTTGRGIGPCYEDKASRNGIRFAEFLEDDIFKSMLKINVEEKSKVLSKVFSHNEIPDFDEIYKTYSEFAKKLRPHIANISAKLNKALTNNSKILFEGAQGTHLDIDHGTYPFVTSSNTISGNIACGSGVGPKAIQEVLGIVKAYTTRVGAGPFPTELLDETGRFIQKKGAEFGATTGRERRCGWLDTVILNNAVQLNSLTGLVLTKLDVLGGIKQLKICTSYKIGNEITSYFPALVQNTAKAVPQYEALEGWEEDLTKVRRFEDFPENTIKYIRRIEEISETEVKIASVGPGREETIEIKPLFR; the protein is encoded by the coding sequence GTGTCAAGTATTGCCGTAATTGGAACCCAGTGGGGAGATGAAGGCAAGGGTAAAATAGTTGACCTCTTATCAGACCGTGCAGACTATGTTGTAAGGTTTCAGGGAGGAAACAATGCAGGTCATACAATGGTTATTGATGGTGAATCTATAATCAGTCACCTTGTGCCTTCAGGAATAATCCAGGGTAAAAAATGTATGATAGGAAACGGCGTTGTTGTTGACCCTTCAGTGTTATTGGGAGAAATGGAATATCTTAAAGGTAAAGGAATAGATGTAAGTCCTGAAAAACTTTTAATCAGCGAAAAAGCCCATGTAATTTTTCCATACCATAAAATGTTGGATAATGCCCGTGAAGCCAGTGCCGGAGCTAATAAAATCGGCACTACAGGAAGAGGGATAGGGCCTTGCTACGAAGACAAGGCTTCAAGAAATGGAATAAGATTTGCCGAATTTCTTGAAGATGATATTTTTAAATCAATGCTGAAAATAAATGTAGAAGAAAAATCAAAAGTTTTAAGTAAAGTTTTTTCCCATAATGAAATCCCTGATTTTGATGAAATTTATAAAACCTATTCAGAATTTGCCAAAAAACTAAGGCCCCATATAGCAAATATATCTGCAAAGCTTAACAAGGCTTTGACAAATAATTCTAAAATCCTTTTTGAAGGTGCTCAGGGTACTCACCTTGATATAGATCATGGAACATATCCTTTTGTGACTTCATCAAATACTATTTCAGGAAATATTGCCTGCGGTTCCGGTGTTGGCCCAAAAGCAATCCAGGAAGTGCTTGGAATTGTAAAAGCATATACAACAAGAGTTGGTGCAGGACCTTTCCCAACTGAGCTTTTAGATGAAACCGGAAGGTTTATCCAAAAAAAAGGGGCAGAATTTGGAGCCACCACAGGAAGAGAAAGAAGATGCGGCTGGCTTGACACTGTTATTTTAAACAACGCAGTTCAACTCAACTCTTTAACAGGACTTGTTCTTACAAAGCTTGATGTTCTTGGAGGAATTAAACAACTTAAAATCTGTACTTCCTATAAAATTGGAAATGAAATCACATCTTATTTTCCAGCACTTGTTCAAAATACCGCAAAGGCTGTTCCACAATATGAAGCTCTTGAGGGTTGGGAAGAAGATCTTACTAAGGTTAGAAGATTTGAAGACTTTCCAGAAAACACAATTAAATATATAAGAAGAATTGAAGAAATTTCTGAAACAGAAGTAAAAATAGCTTCTGTTGGCCCTGGAAGAGAAGAAACAATTGAAATAAAACCTTTATTTAGATAA
- the tadA gene encoding tRNA adenosine(34) deaminase TadA, whose translation MDEVFMKLALKEALKAKSADEVPIGAVITDLEGNIISKGYNLVITENNPCSHAEINAIKKASQKLSNYRLPNTVLYSTIEPCIMCMGAIVHSRIRKVVFGAFDHKWGGCGSLYSFHENKNLNHRPEIVSGVLGKECKKLLQDFFLNKRKIKKGE comes from the coding sequence ATGGATGAAGTTTTTATGAAACTTGCTTTAAAAGAAGCATTAAAGGCAAAATCAGCAGATGAAGTTCCAATTGGTGCTGTAATTACAGACCTTGAAGGAAATATCATTTCAAAAGGATATAATCTTGTTATCACAGAAAACAATCCTTGTTCCCATGCTGAAATAAATGCCATAAAAAAAGCTTCTCAAAAGCTTTCAAACTATAGGTTGCCCAATACTGTTTTGTATTCAACAATAGAACCTTGCATTATGTGTATGGGAGCCATTGTTCATTCCAGGATAAGAAAAGTTGTGTTTGGTGCATTCGACCATAAATGGGGCGGGTGTGGTTCTTTGTACAGCTTTCATGAAAATAAAAATTTGAATCACAGACCTGAAATAGTCTCAGGAGTTTTAGGAAAAGAATGTAAAAAACTTCTTCAGGACTTTTTTCTTAACAAAAGAAAGATTAAAAAAGGAGAATAA
- a CDS encoding diguanylate cyclase — MPEVALLFKKVRNKKLNKTGVNMNKSFVSTIVEESSFAFAYYKIIKDDKNNPCDCEFIDVNQAFFDITGLSNQMIVGKTLLEIMPALKNFKSQGIKFYEELSIKGGIKTFEKYSKSLKKWFKVQIFSQRDGYFSTVFTDITSAKQKPEEKLFYYSKMQHILMDIASKYINIGLDEVEMSINKALSEIGNHFGADRVYIFDYDFKNQTTSNLFEWCNKGINPHINELQSVPLKVLESLDDWIDTHLKGKPVFVRDVSALPEGNLKKVLALQDIKTLITVPLKDNDNILGYLGFDWVKSYHEYTEIEIDLLYLFAQILVNIKLRIEAETSLVQERERLALALKGTNAGLWDWHIQTGEAVFDNRWAEIGGYLLSELEPVSINTWLNLCHPKDLKISKKALNEHFSGKTDFYEAELRMKHKNGGWVWILDRGRVVRWDKAGKPLRMTGTHVDISQRKKAEEMIRHLANHDALTGLSTIRLAKDRACVANEKAKRNNKKTAFMFIDLDGFKLVNDSFGHEAGDFVLKEAALRFSSCVRKSDTVSRIGGDEFLVIIDEIESLNPVEYIAKKIISKFSIPFIYNSNEIKIGSSIGISIYPDNGEEIKELIKKADEAMYSIKRSGKNNFAFAVKNQQRSK; from the coding sequence ATGCCTGAAGTAGCTCTTCTTTTTAAAAAAGTTAGAAATAAAAAACTGAATAAAACAGGTGTAAATATGAATAAAAGTTTTGTATCAACAATTGTTGAAGAATCTTCATTTGCCTTTGCTTACTATAAAATAATTAAAGATGATAAAAACAACCCTTGCGATTGTGAGTTTATAGATGTTAATCAGGCTTTTTTTGATATTACAGGTCTTTCAAATCAAATGATTGTTGGAAAAACTTTACTTGAAATTATGCCTGCTCTTAAAAACTTTAAGTCCCAAGGGATAAAGTTTTATGAGGAACTTTCAATTAAGGGAGGAATCAAAACTTTTGAAAAGTATTCAAAGTCTTTGAAAAAATGGTTTAAAGTACAGATTTTTTCACAAAGGGATGGTTATTTTTCAACTGTTTTTACTGATATTACTTCAGCTAAGCAAAAGCCAGAAGAAAAACTTTTTTATTATTCTAAAATGCAGCATATTTTAATGGATATTGCTTCAAAATATATAAATATCGGGCTTGATGAAGTTGAAATGTCAATTAACAAAGCCTTGAGTGAAATTGGAAATCATTTTGGAGCAGACAGGGTTTATATTTTTGATTATGATTTTAAAAATCAGACCACATCTAATCTTTTTGAGTGGTGCAATAAGGGAATAAACCCTCATATTAATGAACTTCAAAGTGTTCCCCTTAAAGTCCTGGAAAGTCTGGACGATTGGATTGATACTCATTTAAAAGGAAAACCCGTATTTGTAAGGGATGTTTCTGCTCTTCCTGAGGGGAATTTAAAAAAGGTTTTAGCTCTCCAGGATATTAAAACCCTTATCACAGTACCATTGAAGGATAATGACAATATTTTGGGATATCTTGGTTTTGACTGGGTAAAAAGCTATCATGAATACACAGAAATTGAAATTGACCTGCTTTATCTTTTTGCACAAATACTTGTAAATATAAAACTTAGAATAGAGGCAGAAACTTCTCTTGTACAAGAAAGGGAAAGGCTTGCTCTTGCATTGAAAGGTACAAACGCAGGCCTTTGGGACTGGCATATTCAAACTGGAGAAGCTGTTTTTGATAACCGCTGGGCAGAAATTGGAGGTTATTTATTGTCTGAACTTGAACCTGTAAGCATAAATACCTGGCTCAACCTTTGTCATCCCAAAGATTTGAAAATTTCAAAAAAAGCATTAAACGAGCATTTTTCCGGTAAAACTGATTTTTATGAAGCTGAATTAAGAATGAAGCATAAAAACGGTGGCTGGGTTTGGATTTTGGACAGAGGTCGTGTTGTTAGATGGGATAAAGCCGGAAAACCTTTGAGAATGACAGGAACCCACGTTGACATATCACAAAGAAAAAAAGCTGAAGAAATGATAAGACATCTTGCTAATCACGATGCTCTTACAGGGCTTTCAACAATCAGGCTTGCAAAAGACAGAGCTTGTGTTGCAAATGAAAAAGCTAAGAGGAATAACAAAAAAACAGCTTTTATGTTTATTGATCTTGATGGGTTTAAGCTTGTTAATGACAGCTTTGGTCATGAAGCAGGGGATTTTGTTTTAAAAGAAGCTGCCCTAAGGTTTAGCTCCTGTGTAAGAAAATCTGATACAGTTTCTCGTATTGGAGGAGATGAGTTCCTTGTAATAATAGATGAAATAGAAAGTTTGAATCCTGTTGAATACATTGCAAAAAAGATAATTTCAAAATTTTCCATACCTTTTATATACAACAGCAATGAAATAAAGATTGGATCCAGTATTGGAATTTCAATTTATCCAGATAATGGAGAAGAGATTAAAGAGTTGATAAAAAAAGCTGATGAAGCAATGTATTCAATTAAACGATCCGGTAAAAACAATTTTGCCTTTGCAGTGAAAAATCAACAACGCTCTAAGTGA
- a CDS encoding WYL domain-containing protein, which translates to MNKIGFKHARFGEKGRRLQRSWETLILLSSSEVPLSAKEINEKTHKKYPFNENKCSVQTTREDLKLLIECGFPVIMTDKNGNKIDLEEFEDLRGKFKNTGYLLSDPLKTSEYNFSPSSFDIITLAISRAAAESDLSEKFYLKKYFTKMNSLFYEKINERLKSGKKPELLYVKSVLEIGKKYSGEKISEKVLEALFEAIARNQVLEAKYINRNNEEKESVFLPLRIWISQNRLYLITAGAPSGKYFTWRIDKFKDIKEVKGIEVPEINRNEVDEIVNKSFGGFTSEPETIKLKVMPEAAYLFEEFSYHSTQKILENKDKTLDVEITAPINWALEEWILGFGEFVIVVSPDSLKKIIKDRIFKSLQNYDNF; encoded by the coding sequence GTGAATAAAATAGGTTTTAAACATGCAAGATTTGGCGAAAAAGGCAGAAGACTTCAACGTTCATGGGAAACCCTGATTTTGCTTTCAAGTAGTGAAGTTCCTCTTAGTGCAAAAGAAATAAATGAAAAAACTCATAAAAAATATCCTTTTAATGAAAATAAATGTAGTGTTCAGACAACAAGGGAAGACTTGAAACTTTTAATTGAATGTGGTTTTCCAGTAATAATGACAGACAAAAATGGCAATAAAATTGATCTTGAAGAATTTGAGGATTTAAGGGGAAAGTTTAAAAACACAGGTTATCTTTTAAGCGATCCTCTTAAAACCAGTGAGTATAATTTCTCTCCTTCATCATTTGATATAATTACTCTTGCAATTTCAAGAGCAGCAGCAGAATCAGATTTATCAGAAAAGTTTTATCTTAAAAAATATTTTACAAAAATGAATTCTCTTTTTTATGAAAAAATTAATGAAAGGCTTAAAAGCGGTAAAAAACCTGAACTTTTGTATGTGAAATCTGTTTTAGAAATCGGAAAAAAGTATTCAGGTGAAAAAATTTCAGAAAAAGTCCTTGAAGCTCTTTTTGAGGCTATTGCAAGGAATCAAGTTTTAGAAGCAAAATATATAAATAGAAATAATGAAGAAAAAGAATCTGTTTTTCTTCCCTTAAGAATTTGGATTTCTCAAAACAGGCTTTATCTGATCACAGCAGGAGCTCCAAGCGGTAAATATTTCACTTGGAGAATCGATAAATTTAAAGATATTAAAGAAGTTAAAGGAATTGAAGTTCCTGAAATAAACAGGAATGAAGTTGATGAAATTGTAAATAAAAGTTTTGGAGGTTTTACTTCAGAGCCTGAAACAATAAAATTAAAAGTAATGCCTGAAGCAGCCTATCTTTTTGAAGAATTTTCCTATCATTCCACACAAAAAATTTTAGAAAATAAAGACAAAACCCTGGATGTTGAAATAACAGCTCCAATAAACTGGGCTCTTGAAGAATGGATTTTAGGTTTTGGAGAATTTGTAATTGTGGTTTCACCTGATAGTTTAAAAAAGATTATCAAAGATAGAATTTTTAAAAGCTTACAAAATTATGACAATTTTTAA